In one Castor canadensis chromosome 15, mCasCan1.hap1v2, whole genome shotgun sequence genomic region, the following are encoded:
- the Znf821 gene encoding zinc finger protein 821 isoform X2 produces MCPVCGRALSSPGSLGRHLLIHSEDQRSNCAVCGARFTSHATFNSEKLPEVLNMESLPPLHSEGPSSAEGKDVAFSPPVYPAGILLVCNNCAAYRKLLEAQTPSVRKWALRRQNEPLEVRLQRLERERTAKKSRRDNETPEEREVRRMRDREAKRLQRMQETDEQRARRLQRDREAMRLKRANETPEKRQARLIREREAKRLKRRLEKMDMMLRAQFGQDPSAMAALAAEMNFFQLPVSGVELDSQLLGKMAFEEQNSSSLH; encoded by the exons ATGTGTCCTGTCTGTGGACGGGCCCTTAGCTCCCCAGGGTCATTGGGTCGCCACCTCCTAATCCACTCGGAGGACCAGCGGTCTAACTGTGCTGTGTGTGGAGCCCGTTTCACCAGCCATGCCACTTTTAACAG TGAGAAACTTCCTGAAGTACTTAATATGGAATCCCTACCCCCGCTCCACAGTGAGGGCCCCTCCAGTGCTGAGGGGAAGGACGTTGCATTTAGTCCTCCAGTGTACCCGGCTGGAATTCTGCTTGTGTGCAACAACTGTGCTGCCTACCGTAAGCTACTGGAAGCCCAGACTCCCAGTGTACGAAAGTGGGCCCTGCGTCGACAGAATGAGCCTTTGGAAGTACGGCTACAGCGGCTAGAACGAGAGCGCACAGCCAAGAAAAGTCGGCGGGACAATGAGACCCCAGAGGAGCGAGAGGTGAGGCGAATGAGGGACCGTGAAGCCAAGCGCCTGCAGCGCATGCAGGAGACAGATGAGCAGCGAGCACGCCGGCTGCAGCGAGATCGAGAGGCCATGAGACTAAAGCGAGCCAATGAAACCCCAGAGAAGCGGCAGGCCCGGCTCATCCGAGAGCGAGAGGCTAAACGACTCAAGAGGAGGCTGGAGAAAATGGACATGATGTTGAGAGCTCAGTTTGGTCAGGACCCTTCAGCCATGGCAGCCTTAGCAGCTGAAATGAACTTTTTCCAACTGCCTGTGAGTGGGGTAGAGTTGGACAGCCAGCTTCTGGGGAAGATGGCCTTTGAAGAGCAGAACAGCAGCTCTCTACACTGA
- the LOC141417367 gene encoding uncharacterized protein, with translation MQCQPHERRVHSHLQLWRGFQEQSELAWVHGMRICREEDKKAGHAAARRSPGPSGQLWSGDVPWLFPSSNQLHPSLSDAGPSRQRGARAQGGPGPAGGGAGPTRERGGADALRTRDRRGTQGAAAGARPRGRESRAVPAAQAGPSPDTDKRTDSRRPTGWRGAPASPAGPRRKDAVVVVVVGGGVSLPGASALSSAPAPWAPPPDRRTAGQWAPGCSFGPAGPGSPGPGPAGGGRLRAEPVAGSRGGGAADGQSQRQTDGRRGKKMATRTAGARCSHTRSVRGACTSLTSSPPPPQPRPPGLSPGARLAMWAGLEAEGVWGGGT, from the exons ATGCAGTGCCAGCCCCACGAAAGGCGGGTGCACTCCCACCTCCAGCTCTGGCGCGGTTTCCAGGAGCAAAGCGAACTCGCCTGGGTCCACGGGATGCGTATCTGCCGAGAAGAGGACAAGAAAGCTGGTCACGCAGCCGCTCGCCGCTCCCCGGGCCCCTCGGGCCAGCTCTGGAGCGGAGATGTGCCCTGGCTCTTCCCGAGCTCTAACCAG ctccacCCAAGCCTGTCAGACGCCGGGCCGTCTCGGCAGCGCGGGGCCCGAGCCCAAGGAGGCCCGGGGCCGGCCGGCGGCGGAGCGGGGCCCACGCGGGAGCGCGGCGGCGCGGACGCACTCCGCACCCGAGACCGCCGAGGGACGCAGGGAGCAGCCGCCGGGGCGCGGCCGCGGGGACGGGAGAGCCGGGCTGTGCCTGCCGCCCAGGCCGGACCCTCCCCAGACACAGACAAAAGGACCGACAGCCGGCGACCCACAGGCTGGCGAGGCGCCCCTGCGTCCCCCGCCGGGCCGCGGAGGAAGGACGcggtggttgtggtggtggtgggggggggggtctctttACCCGGAGCCTCGGCACTCTCCAGCGCTCCGGCTCCCTGGGCCCCGCCTCCGGACAGACGGACCGCCGGACAATGGGCCCCGGGCTGCAGCTTCGGGCCGGCTGGGCCGGGCTCTCCGGGACCGGGCCCGGCGGGCGGAGGACGGCTCCGGGCTGAGCCGGTGGCGGGGAGTCGAGGGGGCGGCGCTGCAGACGGACAAAGCCAACGGCAGACAGACGGACGGAGGGGGAAAAAGATGGCGACCCGGACGGCGGGAGCGCGCTGCTCGCACACCCGCAGCGTGAGGGGCGCGTGCACGAGTCTcacctcttctcctccccctcctcagcCTCGTCCCCCTGGCCTCTCCCCAGGCGCGCGCCTGGCAATGTGGGCGGGACTTGAGGCAGAGGGGGTCTGGGGAGGCGGGACTTAA
- the Znf821 gene encoding zinc finger protein 821 isoform X1: protein MSRRKQTNPNKVHWDQVFAGLEEQARQAMMKTDFPGDLGSQRQAIQQLRDQDSSSSDSEGDEEETTQDEVSSHTSEEDGGVVKVEKELENAEQPVGGGNEVVEHEVTENLNSDPLLELCQCPLCQLDCGSRDQLIAHVYQHTAAVVSAKSYMCPVCGRALSSPGSLGRHLLIHSEDQRSNCAVCGARFTSHATFNSEKLPEVLNMESLPPLHSEGPSSAEGKDVAFSPPVYPAGILLVCNNCAAYRKLLEAQTPSVRKWALRRQNEPLEVRLQRLERERTAKKSRRDNETPEEREVRRMRDREAKRLQRMQETDEQRARRLQRDREAMRLKRANETPEKRQARLIREREAKRLKRRLEKMDMMLRAQFGQDPSAMAALAAEMNFFQLPVSGVELDSQLLGKMAFEEQNSSSLH from the exons ATGTCCCGTCGGAAACAGACAAATCCAAATAAAGTTCACT GGGATCAAGTATTTGCTGGGCTAGAAGAGCAAGCCCGCCAGGCGATGATGAAAACTGATTTTCCTGGAGACCTTGGCAGTCAGCGACAAGCTATTCAACAACTAAGAGATCAGGACTCCAGTAGCA GTGACAGTGAGGGTGATGAAGAGGAGACCACACAAGATGAAGTCTCTTCCCACACATCAGAGGAAGATGGCGGGGTGGTGAAAGTGGAAAAAGAGTTAGAAAATGCAGAGCAGCCTGTTGGTGGTGGGAACGAAGTAGTAGAGCATGAG GTCACAGAGAACTTGAATTCTGACCCCTTGCTTGAACTCTGCCAGTGTCCTCTCTGCCAGCTGGACTGTGGGAGTCGGGACCAGCTGATCGCTCATGTGTATCAG CACACTGCAGCAGTGGTGAGCGCCAAGAGCTACATGTGTCCTGTCTGTGGACGGGCCCTTAGCTCCCCAGGGTCATTGGGTCGCCACCTCCTAATCCACTCGGAGGACCAGCGGTCTAACTGTGCTGTGTGTGGAGCCCGTTTCACCAGCCATGCCACTTTTAACAG TGAGAAACTTCCTGAAGTACTTAATATGGAATCCCTACCCCCGCTCCACAGTGAGGGCCCCTCCAGTGCTGAGGGGAAGGACGTTGCATTTAGTCCTCCAGTGTACCCGGCTGGAATTCTGCTTGTGTGCAACAACTGTGCTGCCTACCGTAAGCTACTGGAAGCCCAGACTCCCAGTGTACGAAAGTGGGCCCTGCGTCGACAGAATGAGCCTTTGGAAGTACGGCTACAGCGGCTAGAACGAGAGCGCACAGCCAAGAAAAGTCGGCGGGACAATGAGACCCCAGAGGAGCGAGAGGTGAGGCGAATGAGGGACCGTGAAGCCAAGCGCCTGCAGCGCATGCAGGAGACAGATGAGCAGCGAGCACGCCGGCTGCAGCGAGATCGAGAGGCCATGAGACTAAAGCGAGCCAATGAAACCCCAGAGAAGCGGCAGGCCCGGCTCATCCGAGAGCGAGAGGCTAAACGACTCAAGAGGAGGCTGGAGAAAATGGACATGATGTTGAGAGCTCAGTTTGGTCAGGACCCTTCAGCCATGGCAGCCTTAGCAGCTGAAATGAACTTTTTCCAACTGCCTGTGAGTGGGGTAGAGTTGGACAGCCAGCTTCTGGGGAAGATGGCCTTTGAAGAGCAGAACAGCAGCTCTCTACACTGA